The sequence tcacatagggcaaaatcacgtgctcacagataaGTGGATTGTGGATTTGCTAAACAAAATATGCAGATAGGATATAACATGAATTTCTTTCAAGCATGTCATTGCTGCTATTTTGGCCTAAAACTCATAAGATTAATTCATGTGTTCATAATTCCTATACGGTAAAGATATATAGAAGTGTCTAGAGCTAGAGGATGGTCTAGAAAAAAAAGATGAAACTATGGAGGAGCAGAAAAATAACGAAAATCAAGAAAGTAAAGTGGGGGTAGATCCTGAGGAtagtaagaagaagaagaagaagaagaagaagaagaagaagaagaagaagaagaaggaacgAAAATGAAATGAATGAGGAGATTAAGGAAAACAAATATATGCTTTCTCTACCTTTCCGCTAGAAGCAAAGAAGAGAGAAGATGGACAAACAATCTGGGCGTTTTCTAGAAGTGCTCAATCAGGTATATGTTAATCTACCTTTCACAAAGGTACTCTCACAAATTTCAACATATGTCAAGTTCTTAAAGGAGATACTGTCTAACAAGAGAAAAGTGAAAGAGACTTTGGTTGCCAAGCTCACCGAACATTGTAGTACAATTCTGCAAAATAAGCTCCCTCAAAAGTGTGTAGATTCAGGGATTTTCCCTATACCTTGCTCTCTAGGAAGTAttaactttgaaaaatctttatCTGATTCATGTGTTTCTATTAATCTTATTCCCTTGTCTATTTTTAGGAGCCTTGAGAAAGAAATCGGAGAAATTAGATATGTATATGTGTCTTTGCAGCTGACGGATCAGACCAGAATAATACCGAAGAAATAGTGAAAGATGTGCTAGTTCGGGTGGACAAATTTGCATTCTATGTGGACTTATGGTAAGGATGAAAGAGAATAAGGAGGTCCAACTGATTCTAGGTAGACCCTTCTTAGCTACTGGCAGAGTTATACAAGATATTCAGGAAAGCCAGCTCATGCTAAGAGTAGGGGAAGAGAGAGTGGTGTTCAATATGAAAGAGGCAACAGGGTCACCTAGAGAGGAATTGGCTGCATACTCTCATTTTATGGTGGATGTCCTAAACGAGCTAGCTGAAGAGGACAAGCATGATAAGTATGAGGTGTGCCCGAAGAGGTTAGAGAAAAAAATCTCGGCAAGATTGTGTGCAATGGATCAGGCGTGCAAAACAGACCTCGACATTGATTCATACCCAGACTAGATGATTCAGGGGAGTGTTCTTTACCTCTTGCTCTTTATTTTTGTGTCATGGTGACATgtcacaatttaaagtgtgggatgagggatgtaaatatgtatatatattttctttatgctacaatttaaagtgtgggatgagggatgtaaatatgtatatatattttctttgtgCGTGTTTTCGTCATTATTATTTAACTTTTTCTGACAATGGATCTCCTCCACAGtattcttgagggattaaggtcgaaacaaaaacacacaaaaataaaaataaaaaccaaaaatGTGTCTTtattttcttaggtagtgtaacaattccCTTGATTTTTTTATATCGCAGTTCTTTTCTAAAGGTTTttgcttgaaccgggtgtagttaattGTTTTTAGAAATAAAGGAGTATTGAGTTGTAGTGCTAATTGGAGGCAATTTTCTTGACTTTGTTGTGCCTTGAGAGCGGTGAGTGCCTAAGTTATGACGTATAGACTCCGTTCTTAACTCATGAATAAGCACCTTAATTTGTTTGATCTCGACTTTGCTTAAATGCCttgactagagagtcgggatAAATTCGGTTCTAAATGTGTTATGTGCCAATATGTGTGTGTGATTTTGTTGATATTATGTGTATGttagttgatgtctagaacttgccctgcgTGTTTTCAAAGCAAAATAGCAATCTTGTTCAGTCTAGGACATGATAGAGGCATTttttttgttgagccagatatatgccTTTGACCCACCTAATTGTTGTGTATCCTAGTTAGCCATCTTGAGTATGTAatcttatttctttggcaaccacataaCAAGTATGACCCCTTTGTTGTAACCGACCATctgtttgaaccttttacctctctcGAGCACTTGAAACTATTATGAGCTTGTTAAAATCCAAGTAGAGGTATGAATGgttttttgagtggaactaaaaAAATGGAGAAAGATGCAATATTTGAAAATTTGTGAAAGTCACATGtaaggaattgaaaaaaaaatgaatttgctTGGGAAAAAACAGAACCTTGAAATAAAAAAGGAGAGAATATGTGTATGTATTAGAAAGAAAAAATTGATTCCTTGCTAGTGATAGTTctcatcttattttgcttaagAAAATTGGGATCTTGATGCTATTATGTTGTgaaggttggaatttggttcaacataagtgtggggtttgaatttttaatgtatatgtattaaagtattCAGGGAGATGTAGCCACTATATCCAACTGTATACTACCCATATCGCATCCTACATTACAATAAAATAAAGTCTTATTTGATCTTTGACTGAGTGAGCTCGAATTAGTAAAGTATTACATTACGGGCAAGTCTATGCTACGTCTTCTATGGCacatgaattttaattctgaaagTGAGTGAATTctgtctatcttgagttcctatttgttcttgaacTTTCTTGTGTGTGGAAGTACTATTTATTGTTTGTGTGAGCGCACATGACTTGTGAAGGAAAGATAATATCTTTGGaatctatgttagagtaagtgagcaggtttTTAAAAAATACGAGGTGCTTGTGAGTTGAGTCTTGAGGCTAGGATATTAGGATATGGTGCTTAGTTAGCTTTAATTACTCTTGGCAGGATGAGTTAGGAAAGTTACTCGAAAATGTCGTCTCTCTTTGAAGTGCGATTTGATTGCTTGGGTCGAGTGGAAAAAATAGACCTCTGAACTTGCCACTAATGCGGCACATGGTGCGCCGTCTGGGGTATCGCGGTAGTGTAATTTTTCATCTAACTTTTCTCACTTCGGCTTATAGAGGGTAGTTTTGTCCGGATCCGTTCCTAATTAATggtataaatatatcaaaaaacgATTTTTAGAGGACTTTGAACCTATGAAAGATTAGAAAAGCTTTGGAGACTTTGAGTCACAAGGATTCATCATTGTTTCCTCAATTCAAtacccgagtttggatcgaatttatattttcctattctttaactctatttgtgatgacttcctccatGATGAGTTTTTAATCAAAATTATCTCTTATCTTTGAGTATAGATTTAATATGTCCTTAAAATATCACCTAGAGCACTTATTATCCTTTAACTTTGCAAAAACTGAGCAGATATAGTCTCACTAACGAAGAAGATAAACAGAAAGCATAAAAGTAACGGTGCTCTCAAGTGATTCTCGCCAGACCTCGGAAAAAAGTCCCACGTTTCTTCCTTGAATGGTTTTGTCTCAAACTTAATGAGAATATACTTTTAATATTCATCCCATATTTTATGTTTTGTCACAAGGGTTGCATGTAATTAACCTCAACAATGATCACACATGTCCTCTCAATCTCAAAAACCACTAGTGTGTAGGCAAAAATTATCTATAATATAATCAAACTATGTTAACATTCAAGAGGCATTCATAGACTGCCAGGTGTCAGAAATGCGACTTTAATAAAGACCTGCCCAGGGAGTAAGTGGTTCCGTAAATGATGAAGGTCGCGGTCGAAGAGTCAACAAGGATCAAGGTCGAGGTCAAGCATCCCAGATAAAATTATAACAGCTAGTTTCAAGATAGaacactaaaaaaaatattctagtTACTATTAGGGTTTCTAAGAATATGTTCTCGATATATAGAAAGAGATACAATGATAGGGGACAtgagatattcatttgtaaaaaaaCACATTGACTTGATAGAGAGAATATGATCATATTACAAGCATACAAAAACAATTttttcactaagattcttgtctaGTTTTTCCACCCTATCTAAGAACAACCTGAGTGTTCTAAGGCTCATCAATCATTCTTCATTGTCAGGAAGAATATTCACAAATCTCACCCTTTTTTTGGGTACTCGCACgcttctatttacttaaatgtcatttattgctatttatttACTATTTAATGATATCTTCCATCGTTTTGGTGTAAGATTTTCTTACGTTTATTGGTGGCCCAATAAGTTTAAGacccataattaatatttaattaatgagcaAATCTCATCCGTCTGATcggttacttgatggacgtaccGGACTAAGtgagaacctctataaattggCCCTCTCCCCATCCATTAGGGTTACcgtatttttatttctctctttcATCACTAAAGTCGGCGGTAACAAAAGCTAGGGCAAGGGGCGAGAAACCAATTTTGATAAACGCTTCCGCTTCGTGATAATGGCTTACGATTCAGGTATATTTTCTGTAATAATTTTCtgtaagattatcatgttcaagatcctGGTGTGCAATTCAAGTTTATGTTTATGTTTGAATCATCGAATATTGTTATTAGTGCTCACATTCATTACCATTCTGTCAATATACATATTATCTGTCATAAAACCGATAACCTTATCCTTAGGATATTATTATTAGTTAAGATTGACTCTTCATTATTTAAATCTAATTAGTTGAACCAAGACCTATATTTTTTGTCAAACAATTAGAATGCTATAACCAGATGATATCTTAACATAGAGTAAATGGAAGATAGAGATTCAGAAAAGTCCCCTGTTTTCTTTATCCAACATGTTTATCTGAGCACAAGTGTGAGAGTGGGCGAATGGTAGACTCATGGCCTATTGTGAATCCATGTTTCACACTACTGAAATGCACCTAGAAAATAACAAGCATCAAAATCACGGGGCTATCCATACCGAGCCCTTCAATCGCCCACCTGCCGCCGCTGCAGCGACGCCCGACTCCGCAACCGTCCCCTCTTTTATGGAGTTATCATTAATTGACTTTAAATTAGCCACCAATAATTTCAGCTCTGAATTAATTGTGTTTGAAATTGCAACTGGCAGATGCTTTAACAAATAGTGTAGTATTTAATTGAATGGGAAGAGGATCATGAAATAACTGCCACTGCTGGAAAGAATCGGTTGACCATCTTTTCCGAGGATGTTGTCTTTTGATTCATTACCATAACCCTGAAACCAAACTGATAGCTAATGTGTAAAGGAAGTATCCAGGCATGCAGTGCCTTGGATCACATGTGTTTTAACTTAACTGTAGTTAGGTCACCTTGTAACTGTAGTTAGCTTATTAGTCTGATAATGGTACAGTTGTCCATGAGTTGGCACTAGTTAGTTGGTTAAAGTAGAAGTTAGTTATATAGAGTTGTACAGTGCAATTCCGATACAATTGAAGATGAAGATTTCATTCGAAACGGCAACGTAAACCTTGCCTGAAGAGATTAAAGCTTGTCAATTTTGGGAGAAAGTACGATTTGGGGAAGAAGCTCGATGGCAGGCACTGTTCGTCTCTTCCGTTAGCGAGACCTCGGTTTTTGTAAAGTTAAAGGACAATAAGTGCTCCAACTGATATTTTAAGGACAATGTTAGACCTATACCCAAAGATAAGGGACAATTTTGGATAAAACTTCCCTTCATGATTATCGAGTAGTTTACTTTAAGGTGTGATGGATATggtgttttgattgatatttaTGAATTTTAACTCTAGTATTTTGCATGAATTcgtttatggagctttgaattgaTTGCAATTTTGTTCACCTAATTATTTAGTCGAAAGAGAAATAATTTGGGTGATTATCTTTGCACTATTTCGTTTGGTTTAATTCAGTGATCTTGTAAGTAATCgaaaagagcttgttgaattgtcGATTAAAATCAAGTTAGAAGAATATTCGAGCGATGTTTTCCTAAAGACTAGTCCATTAACgtgttcttgcatatcttcatagTACTTTATATTAGTTTACCTCTAAGAGTTCaaatttaatcgagagaggagtcttgaATATATGattgaactaatcatcgagtgaattcgtgaaTCCCAAACAGCGATCTTGCACCTATCCAGTCACGACCCTTATTTCTCCCATTGATTATTTCAGTATTGTTTAaatcttatttttctttgatCAATTATTCATTGTTGTAGTTTTAATAGTTAATTTAGTTCATAATCAATCTAACCAAAGTGCTAATAATTTTGAATAGCATTTAAGCCAGAAATTacttgaacattatttaaatccaatttATATATCTTTGGCTAGCAAGa is a genomic window of Nicotiana tabacum cultivar K326 chromosome 16, ASM71507v2, whole genome shotgun sequence containing:
- the LOC142170264 gene encoding uncharacterized protein LOC142170264; this translates as MDKQSGRFLEVLNQVYVNLPFTKVLSQISTYVKFLKEILSNKRKVKETLVAKLTEHCSTILQNKLPQKCVDSGIFPIPCSLGSINFEKSLSDSCVSINLIPLSIFRSLEKEIGEIRYVYVSLQLTDQTRIIPKK